One window of Drosophila busckii strain San Diego stock center, stock number 13000-0081.31 chromosome 3L, ASM1175060v1, whole genome shotgun sequence genomic DNA carries:
- the LOC108600097 gene encoding nucleosome-remodeling factor subunit NURF301 isoform X1 — protein sequence MSGRGSRKRGRPPKTPNERNSGRFNYQLLKKPKYLSDGKSQPSTPSASRCISPQSDDNSRSSTNNRSSRGAGGAKRGRGRKSNVHANTSTNSYGGRKGYESEYHYGSDFGDSDEEKSDNEDDMLLTPSDDESIDAGNESESEFSVCSFTQNGVGRPPRPPSPEPVWLQDGREYEPLELPESSEDLFIGNAYALRALSIYEVLRRFRHLVRLSPFRFEDFCAAMVSDEQSALLTDVHITLLKAILREEDAQGTHFGPLDQKDSVNIGLYLIDAITWPEVLRSYVESDKDFDRKVYQILSQGEYPYTSVDHRMVVLQFLADQFLTANSVRDVMVQEGPIHYDDHCRSCHRLGDLLCCETCPAVYHLECVDPPMVDVPTEDWQCGLCRSHKISGVMDCVLPQEKQGVLIRHDSLGVDRHGRKYWFIARRIFVEDQVDGSCWYYSSVPKLQLLLKRMDPVELESRLYAQLIERQDEIERQMSLTESLTNENKHSKRTQLELEQEATQELLEKDTPESTESAAENVKKNEDNKMVTRQKTIQLNSGTLYFKLGMEQGYKNYVNQYANNLIALNKPQRNEERDKRRHLSHKFSLTTASDFKWVGITMGTYDSIVTTLRQTLINFESNMAASFMNPNWVHNKKLWNNAVMNAKRATDFAAVMLLFQASLKSVVFANVWHEQLGHIQLQRISSSEREERKKLEKREKRERDDEEERNRLAFNYIKYSLGLKHQVWKQKGEEYRVHGQWGWLWLSSSRRCGVRVRRTRAQPLTHCRIYVHYRLEHEQPKDSEQEQADKKPVNEVILVDPRTQRFMQQCESIKQEGQVCHYLPEQYTNVRVIEDVQQRVSGQIDVSKALNAPARLYYTKVARKSRLDELLERRTKLAEVEQQLAIKTDTPADIKPQIVPASTVVPKQTYLEKRLLRLTEAAGKSVSSNVNLDLVNSLARQIQTVRLQFSQLNRFAKTFRCYTKECNTNSNAVSQITQNTCYSPLCLQKARAKKELLLLLRKAHTAGNGSKETVAAILGAVKKPSILEQKLTEGKKDAVQQLTMDEAEDHKLAEAETPLDLLSDWDQARAHAVAFDEKLLLTDCLLTPETQATEKTAMVATVKQEESSLSVDASTQDSDKMDFMESMDVCSNVEIESTEDSLAATTSAVSSTANDDVDLYASARKKRTQKSKKVYIGTKDVLDQTLDKDIPLNKQNRRFPITPRPVKREDVTKYEREYFENGNERVYSASSTRGRVYLMRDAAKLYEQNSTKVEDNKTTVIKKPTYARYPLISNFLTHKQKRSLLVLPRYELLKLARLAGRSPSSGFHHAAKNNSIWPYQCSRPLFRTCWSYRTSNATTLSTIALQLRILWCCLRWDDMIAKPPSADGKHQVTTENEIVTLELLKLRHAGRFGEKTSYLRRKVVIPLEMPKTIREVTSIRSGLRKRKRAESPQPTEPQITEEWVDEDKLELWEIKFIGEKQEKARVATVTRSVASRQLESINGSALNANSNGSPGGRILLAAKPGDDVKDKMEQQLKLQRAVHQQRKVLNSGEIVRSSTPVKGQVIGSRRVIVKNPDGTTRIIQQAVTQVPRAIAAATTTASSSPSANASTSGAASAPAAPHKVQIIRGPDGKVSVRGLNPGQQLVQMPDGKLHVLTTTSATANASAIGVKGKLPVKALATGGATHAATSATSTTVTSSSPSGLIKQIAMKQVNVTKSPATQTLPSTQRVTLPLTQVKNKIMLAQQQQSVSASSSGVQKLLPKVVTGTGSPATQQMFVQGGSKLLVTQGAQGQKVIISATSNAQQQQQQQQIVQQQVQPAPQQQQQQQIVVNQQLASQPTQKVIQQIVNTSNVQQQIVVGGQRIILSPGQTIVTQRNVPQSQALQMVQQQIQTQQHIVQPQQQQQQQQQFVVQSSSPASQTKMVKQLVVQQPQQQQQQQQLAQVAIEEKPQTSNNTDNSDSTTQQVLVPNSTLAQQLAQGKLQVATINGQQVIVKPLGNNQAQIVAHIKHQNDGNAHIVTNNTTTASPQCSPTKQPMLQQTVGHQAPQQQVVVQQQQVQVQQQQQPQQQQQQQQQIVQQVQMQQQQQPQQQTMSVEENLLQNQPPGTVIKCVTAQVLQTEHGPRIVLQGLVGNDFTAQQLQLVQTQVKQQLMKAQESNGKLGVLGPTKIYLAVQPEQPVAQSQPPPLTPVHQSSTHQQVGGISIVYVVSTNYVLQEEDFNDVNAQNDELVANPNPETCDGNTNDEDDEEEIIVVCSPAKKKSESLTQYNLEKEPYQTDELWPTEVACNMEIGYRPEDEQNEQFKSAIENQHQVNQDKYLNLDEFDSAKSKVNRCTFQTNNNSNNNHNNNRSSNESTTLAANIEESDQQNNTAIVTDNIELAAADKHNAANNNFQTNTLEYVTTSELLQGDAEQSENFVVTSNYIQESITNALKQGNLSPELEEKLVNMRKKQETLGEWTPSINRAEGGASTSNRRRTVSRQSNHNINNDDEEWKMRTPSKRQIVPNNHYNNATKNNRKPVGLASTISASSSEQLHENEPNLSESKQQQLERHKDLLKKSILRKRSLLERNLQSEIRDEVDAKVRRHVRAMSTTTPEKQPENECTPLFVDRLKERNSEQKRSSVRPTIRHSLAAESNTLHNRHSAGRPKKLSRKKEKLYCICRKPYDDTKFYVGCDLCSNWFHGDCVNITEEASKKLTEFICIDCQKARETQQLYCSCRQPYDESQFYICCDKCQDWFHGRCVGIVQSEAEYIDEYVCPECQRNSDASAANMKSLTQTEIVELKTLIKQIQSHKSAWPFMEPVDPEEAPDYYKVIKEPMDLKKMESKLESSNYTRLAEFIGDMTKIFDNCRYYNPKESSFYKCAEALESFFVQKIKSFRESVVGQGN from the exons ATGAGCGGTCGCGGCAGCCGAAAGCGTGGACGTCCACCAAAGACGCCTAACGAGCGTAACTCTGGACGTTTTAACTACCAGCTACTGAAGAAACCCAAATATCTCAGCGATGGAAAATCGCAACCAAGCACACCATCAGCGTCACGATGCATCTCTCCCCAAAGCGACGACAATAGtcgcagcagcaccaacaatcGAAGCAGCCGCGGCGCTGGTGGCGCCAAAAGAGGCCGAGGACGAAAATCTAATGTACACGCCAATACAAGCACCAACAGTTATGGCGGACGAAAag GTTACGAGTCGGAGTATCACTACGGCTCAGACTTTGGAGATTCGGACGAAGAAAAGTCTGATAATGAAGATGATATGCTACTGACACCCAGCGACGACGAAAGCATAGATGCGGGCAACGAGAGCGAATCAGAGTTTTCCGTTTGCAGCTTTACACAGAACGGCGTGGGCCGACCACCACGTCCGCCCAGCCCGGAACCAGTTTGGTTGCAGGATGGTCGTGAATATGAGCCTCTCGAGCTGCCCGAGTCCTCAGAAGACCTATTCATAGGCAACGCGTACGCGCTGCGCGCTTTAAGTATTTACGAAGTATTGCGACGCTTTCGTCATCTGGTGAGATTGTCGCCATTTCGATTCGAGGACTTTTGTGCTGCTATGGTGTCCGACGAGCAGAGCGCACTGCTGACCGACGTACATATAACGCTGCTCAAGGCTATTCTTCGTGAGGAGGACGCCCAAGGCACACACTTTGGACCGCTTGACCAGAAAGACTCGGTGAACATTGGCTTATATCTGATTGATGCAATCACCTGGCCCGAAGTGCTACGCAGTTATGTAGAAAGTGACAAGGATTTCGATCGCAAGGTCTATCAAATACTCAGTCAGGGTGAGTATCCCTACACGAGCGTTGATCATCGAATGGTGGTGCTTCAGTTCTTGGCCGACCAGTTCTTGACGGCCAATTCGGTGCGCGACGTAATGGTGCAGGAAGGTCCCATACACTATGACGATCACTGTCGCTCTTGCCATCGTCTGGGGGACTTACTCTGCTGTGAAACGTGTCCTGCTGTTTACCATCTGGAGTGCGTTGATCCGCCTATGGTTGATGTGCCCACCGAAGATTGGCAATGCGGTCTGTGCCGTTCGCACAAAATCAGTGGTGTCATGGATTGTGTGCTGCCCCAGGAGAAGCAGGGTGTACTCATACGCCACGACAGTCTCGGTGTGGATAGACATGGTCGCAAATATTGGTTTATAGCGCGACGTATCTTTGTAGAGGATCAAGTGGACGGCAGTTGCTGGTACTATAGCAGCGTACCGAAACTACAACTGCTGCTTAAACGTATGGATCCTGTCGAGCTGGAGAGTCGATTGTATGCACAGTTGATAGAGCGTCAGGATGAGATCGAACGTCAAATGAGTCTCACCGAATCGCTAACCAATGAAAACAAGCACAGCAAGCGCacgcagcttgagcttgagcaagAGGCTACACAGGAACTGCTCGAAAAGGACACGCCGGAGAGCACGGAAAGTGCCGCGGagaatgttaaaaaaaatgaggACAACAAGATGGTTACGCGTCAGAAGACAATCCAACTAAATAGTGGCACTCTCTATTTTAAGCTTGGTATGGAACAGGGATATAAGAACTATGTCAACCAGTATGCAAACAATCTCATTGCACTAAATAAGCCGCAGCGCAATGAGGAGCGGGATAAGCGGCGCCATCTCTCGCACAAATTTTCGCTGACCACCGCCTCGGATTTTAAATGGGTCGGCATCACCATGGGTACCTACGATAGCATTGTGACTACGCTGCGTCAAACACTCATCAACTTTGAGTCAAACATGGCTGCGTCCTTTATGAATCCCAACTGggtgcacaacaaaaaattgtggaACAATGCAGTAATGAATGCCAAGCGTGCCACAGACTTTGCAGCTGTTATGCTGTTGTTCCAGGCCTCACTCAAGAGTGTGGTGTTTGCCAATGTGTGGCATGAACAGTTAGGGCACATTCAACTGCAGCGCATTTCGAGTTCAGAGCGTGAGGAGCGCAAGAAGCTGGAGAAGCGCGAAAAGCGAGAACGTGATGATGAGGAGGAGCGCAATCGATTGGcctttaattacattaaatactCGCTGGGCTTGAAGCATCAGGTGTGGAAACAAAAGGGCGAAGAGTACCGTGTACATGGTCAGTGgggctggctctggctctcaAGCAGTCGACGCTGCGGCGTACGTGTGCGTCGAACTCGTGCACAGCCGCTAACTCATTGTCGCATTTATGTACACTATAGACTGGAGCACGAGCAGCCAAAAGACAGTGAACAAGAACAAGCAGATAAGAAGCCGGTTAATGAAGTAATACTCGTTGATCCGCGTACTCAACGCTTCATGCAGCAGTGTGAGTCGATCAAACAAGAAGGACAGGTCTGTCACTATCTCCCGGAGCAGTACACTAACGTCAGGGTTATTGAGGATGTGCAGCAGCGGGTCTCGGGTCAAATTGACGTGAGTAAAGCGCTAAATGCGCCGGCACGCCTCTATTATACCAAGGTAGCTCGGAAGTCGCGTCTAGATGAGCTGCTAGAGCGACGCACTAAGCTGGCTGAAGTGGAACAGCAGTTGGCCATCAAAACCGATACGCCAGCCGACATCAAACCACAGATAGTGCCAGCATCAACTGTCGTCCCCAAGCAAACATACTTGGAGAAACGACTGCTGCGTTTGACTGAAGCGGCGGGCAAGAGTGTCTCATCGAATGTAAACTTGGATCTGGTAAATTCACTGGCCAGGCAGATCCAGACGGTGCGCTTGCAGTTCAGCCAGCTGAATCGCTTCGCCAAGACATTCCGCTGCTACACCAAGGAGTGCAACACCAACTCTAATGCTGTTTCCCAGATCACACAGAACACATGCTACTCGCCGCTCTGTTTACAGAAGGCGCGTGCAAAGAAAGAGCTACTACTATTGCTACGTAAAGCGCACACTGCCGGCAATGGCTCTAAGGAGACTGTGGCCGCCATACTGGGTGCCGTGAAAAAGCCGTCCATTCTCGAGCAGAAGCTTACCGAAGGCAAAAAGGATGCTGTGCAGCAGTTGACTATGGACGAGGCGGAGGACCACAAGTTGGCGGAAGCCGAGACGCCCCTGGATTTGCTTAGCGACTGGGATCAGGCACGTGCGCATGCTGTTGCATTTGATGAGAAGTTGCTGCTCACTGACTGTTTGCTCACCCCAGAGACGCAGGCGACAGAGAAGACGGCAATGGTCGCCACTGTGAAGCAGGAGGAGTCGAGCCTAAGTGTTGACGCGAGCACACAGGACTCTGACAAAATGGATTTCATGGAGAGCATGGATGTGTGCAGTAATGTGGAAATCGAGAGTACGGAGGATTCTCTGGCTGCTACGACCAGCGCTGTAAGCTCTACAGCCAATGACGATGTGGATTTGTATGCAAGCGCACGCAAGAAGCGGACGCAAAAATCTAAGAAGGTCTACATTGGAACCAAAGATGTTTTGGATCAGACACTGGACAAGGACATACcgttaaataagcaaaatcgACGATTTCCTATAACGCCGCGTCCCGTAAAGCGTGAAGATGTCACCAAATATGAGCGCGAATACTTTGAAAATGGCAACGAACGCGTCTATTCGGCCAGCTCTACTCGTGGGCGCGTCTATCTGATGCGCGATGCCGCTAAGTTGTACGAACAAAATTCCACCAAAGTGGAGGATAATAAAACAACAGTCATCAAGAAGCCGACGTATGCGCGCTATCCGCTCATTTCAAACTTTTTGacgcacaaacaaaaacggAGTTTGTTGGTGTTGCCCCGCTACGAGCTGCTCAAGCTGGCACGTTTGGCGGGTAGGAGTCCATCTTCCGGATTTCATCATGCTGCTAAGAATAACTCCATTTGGCCCTATCAATGCTCGAGACCACTGTTCCGCACATGTTGGTCATATCGCACCTCAAATGCTACGACGCTGTCCACCATTGCTCTACAGCTGCGCATACTTTGGTGCTGTTTGCGCTGGGATGATATGATTGCCAAGCCCCCCTCCGCTGATGGCAAACACCAAGTCACAACTGAAAATGAGATTGTCACCTTAGAACTCCTGAAACTTCGCCACGCCGGACGCTTTGGTGAGAAGACAAGCTATCTGCGCCGAAAGGTTGTCATACCACTGGAGATGCCAAAAACAATAAGAG AGGTAACTTCCATTCGATCGGGCTTACGCAAACGGAAGCGTGCAGAATCGCCGCAGCCCACAGAGCCGCAGATCACAGAGGAATGGGTGGACGAAGATAAGCTGGAGCTGTGggaaatcaaatttattggcGAGAAGCAGGAGAAGGCGCGTGTTGCGACCGTTACGCGTTCAGTAGCTTCGCGTCAATTGGAATCTATTAATGGCAGCGCTCTTAATGCCAACTCCAATGGCAGTCCAGGCGGACGTATTTTGTTGGCCGCCAAGCCAGGCGACGATGTGAAGGATAAAATGGAGCAGCAGTTAAAGCTTCAACGTGCTGTCCACCAGCAGCGTAAAGTGCTTAACTCTGGTGAAATCGTACGATCCTCAACACCAG ttaaaggCCAAGTCATTGGCAGTCGTCGTGTAATAGTCAAGAATCCAGATGGCACCACTCGCATTATACAGCAAGCCGTGACACAGGTGCCACgcgcaattgctgctgcaaccaCCACTGCCAGCTCCTCGCCGTCCGCTAATGCATCAACTTCGGGAGCAGCTTCGGCGCCAGCTGCGCCACACAAAGTACAAATTATACGTGGACCAGACGGTAAAGTGAGCGTGCGTGGCTTAAACCCCGGACAGCAGCTGGTGCAGATGCCTGATGGTAAATTGCATGTGCTAACCACCACATCAGCCACAGCAAATGCTTCAGCGATAG GTGTAAAAGGCAAATTGCCGGTTAAGGCTCTGGCTACAGGAGGCGCAACGCACGCAGCTACTTCAGCAACATCGACGACGGTAACCTCAAGTTCGCCATCGGGATTGATTAAGCAAATTGCCATGAAACAAGTGAATGTGACGAAATCACCGGCCACACAAACGCTGCCGTCAACCCAACGTGTAACTTTACCGTTAACACAGGTCAAGAATAAGATAATGctagcacagcagcaacagtcagtATCAGCATCGTCCTCTGGCGTACAAAAATTATTACCCAAAGTGGTGACTGGAACTGGTTCACCTGCCACACAGCAGATGTTTGTGCAGGGTGGCTCTAAGTTGCTTGTAACGCAAGGTGCGCAGGGTCAAAAGGTCATCATATCCGCCACGTCCAatgctcaacagcaacagcagcagcaacaaattgtgcaacaGCAAGTACAACCGgcaccacaacagcagcaacagcaacaaattgttgttaatcaGCAATTGGCCAGTCAACCGACTCAGAAAGTAATACAACAGATTGTAAACACGAGCAatgtgcaacagcaaattgttgttggcggACAACGCATCATTCTGAGTCCCGGCCAGACCATTGTAACACAACGCAATGTGCCACAAAGTCAAGCATTGCAAATGGTgcaacagcaaatacaaaCTCAGCAGCATATTGttcagccacagcagcagcaacaacaacaacaacagtttgtGGTACAATCTTCGTCTCCTGCCTCACAAACCAAGATGGTTAAGCAGTTGGTGGTGCAACAgcctcaacaacaacaacaacagcagcaacttgctcAAGTTGCTATTGAGGAAAAACCACAAACAAGCAATAATACGGATAACAGTGACTCAACTACACAGCAAGTACTGGTGCCAAACTCAACCCTGGCGCAGCAGCTAGCACAGGGCAAACTGCAAGTGGCAACTATAAATGGGCAGCAAGTCATAGTCAAGCCATTGGGGAACAATCAGGCACAGATAGTGGCGCACATAAAACATCAGAACGATGGTAATGCGCATATTGTAACCAACAACACGACAACTGCCAGTCCACAATGTTCCCCCACCAAGCAACCCATGCTGCAGCAAACGGTTGGGCATCAAGCGCCTCAACAACAAGTTGTcgtacagcagcagcaagttcaagtgcagcagcagcagcagccgcagcagcagcagcagcagcagcaacaaattgtgcaacaagttcagatgcagcagcagcaacagccgcagcaacagacCATGAGCGTTGAAGAGAATCTGCTGCAGAATCAACCGCCTGGCACTGTAATCAAATGCGTAACAGCGCAGGTGCTTCAGACTGAGCATGGACCACGAATCGTATTGCAGGGACTGGTGGGCAATGACTTCACAGctcagcaactgcagctggtgCAAACCCAAGTCAAGCAACAGTTAATGAAAG cgcaAGAGTCCAACGGCAAGCTGGGCGTGTTGGGACCCACGAAAATCTATCTGGCTGTGCAGCCCGAGCAGCCGGTGGCGCAGTCACAGCCGCCACCATTAACGCCAGTCCATCAATCGTCCACACATCAACAA GTTGGTGGCATCTCTATTGTTTATGTAGTAAGCACAAATTATGTTTTGCAAGAAGAAGATTTTAATGATGTCAATGCTCAAAATGATGAACTTGTTGCTAATCCTAATCCTGAAACATGCGATGGTAACACTAACGATGAAGATGACGAAGAAGAAATTATTGTAGTTTGCAGTCCTGCTAAGAAAAAATCAGAAAGTCTAACGCAGTATAATTTAGAAAAAGAGCCTTATCAAACCGATGAGCTTTGGCCAACAGAAGTTGCATGCAATATGGAAATTGGTTATAGGCCAGAAGATGAACAAAATGAGCAGTTTAAATCAGCCATAGAAAATCAGCATCAAGTTAATcaagataaatatttaaacttagaCGAATTTGATAGTGCTAAATCGAAAGTCAATCGATGTACATTTcagaccaacaacaacagcaacaacaaccacaacaacaacaggagtAGCAACGAATCCACCACGCTTGCAGCCAATATCGAAGAGAGTGACCAACAGAACAACACAGCCATTGTTACCGACAACATTGAGCTTGCCGCGGCTGATAAGCATAATgccgccaacaacaatttccaGACAAACACACTCGAGTATGTAACAACAAGTGAGTTGTTACAGGGCGATGCAGAGCAGTCCGAGAACTTTGTTGTAACCAGCAACTACATACAAGAAT CCATTACCAATGCCTTGAAACAGGGAAATCTAAGTCCTGAGCTTGAGGAGAAACTGGTTAATATGCGCAAGAAGCAAGAGACTTTGGGAGAATGGACCCCGTCTATAAATCGTGCCGAGGGTGGCGCCAGTACATCCAATCGTCGACGCACTGTCTCACGCCAGTCGAACCACAACATCAACAATGACGACGAGGAATGGAAAATGCGCACACCATCCAAGCGTCAGATAGTCCCAAATAACCATTACAATAACGCAACTAAGAATAACCGCAAACCAGTTGGGCTAGCTTCAACGATTTCGGCATCATCATCGGAGCAGCTGCACGAGAATGAGCCAAACCTGAGTgaatcaaagcagcagcagttggaacGCCATAAGGATTTGTTAAAGAAGAGCATACTTCGTAAACGGTCACTGCTTGAGCGTAATTTACAAAGCGAGATACGCGATGAGGTTGACGCAAAGGTGCGTCGGCATGTGCGCGCCATGAGCACCACAACGCCGGAGAAGCAACCTGAAAATGAATGCACGCCCTTGTTTGTCGATCGTCTCAAAGAACGCAATTCGGAACAAAAGCG cagcagtgtcAGACCAACGATTAGACATAGCTTGGCTGCCGAGTCTAATACACTGCACAACAGACACAGCGCGGGACGCCCCAAAAAGCTTTCcagaaagaaagagaaattATATTGCATATGCCGTAAACCCTATGACGATACCAA gtTTTATGTTGGCTGCGATTTGTGCAGCAATTGGTTTCATGGCGATTGCGTCAACATTACCGAAGAGGCTTCCAAAAAGCTAACAGAGTTCATCTGCATCGATTGCCAGAAGGCGCGTGAAACACAACAGCTTTATTGCAGTTGTCGGCAGCCGTATGACGAGTCTCAATTCTATATTTGCTGCGATAAGTGCCAGGACTGGTTCCATGGCCGTTGCGTTGGCATTGTACAGAGCGAGGCCGAATACATCGATGAATACGTCTGTCCGGAGTGTCAGCGCAATTCGGATGCAAGCGCTGCAAATATGAAAAGTCTTACGCAAACAGAAATTGTTGAGCTTAAGACCTTGATTAAACAAATACAG TCTCATAAGAGTGCCTGGCCATTTATGGAACCGGTTGATCCGGAGGAGGCACCAGACTACTACAAAGTGATTAAAGAGCCCATGG ATCTCAAGAAAATGGAAAGCAAACTCGAATCGAGTAACTATACCAGGTTGGCCGAATTCATTGGCGACATGACAAAAATCTTCGATAACTGCCGCTATTATAATCCTAAGGAGTCATCATTTTATAAGTGCGCGGAAGCGCTTGAATCGTTCTTTGTACAAAAGATTAAGAGTTTTCGAGAGAGTGTTGTTGGTCAAGGCAATTGA